gccccagcctggcacacACTACATTCGTGGTATGATAGGAACCGGACACAAAGTTACTGCACAATTTTGTGCAAGAACTTGGTAAGCTCAAGCCTTGCTGCATCATGCCATTTGTCACATTCGCTTCTGACCAGGGAACATTTAACCGCCAATCAGGTGTTAGCTGTAACATGCGCCGGGGCCTTAGACCTGCCTAtttcccctccatccccatgAGCCCTGGTCAAGCCCCACAGCAGGTGCTATAATCTCCAGCCTGCCTTAACCTTGAGACCAGGGCTTGCTGGGCCCAATGCTAGtcacccccacagctgcccagAGTGACTGGCTGAAACCCAGTGGAGttctctccccccacactcccatgagGAAATCACCATCAGGAGAGAGCTTGGGTGCTGTCTACTTTATTGGGCATGGGATGGTATTACTTAGGAGTTGGCATTGGGGCCTTTCTTCTTGCCAAAGGTGGGCACAACGTTGACAAAGCGGCGGTTGTACTGCATGCGCCGCTTGGCACGGCctgtcttcttcttctttttctcctgcttggccacctgcagggaggggaggggagtgtgagAAGCGAGCAATACATGGGTGGGAGTCCCGGCTCCCCTAGTCTAAACCCTGAGgaccactcccccttccccaaatATCTTCCTGGACCTTGTAAAgtaacccaggagtcctggcatcTCTCTCAACTTTAACACTGAGATGTGCCACCTCTTCCCTCAGCAAATATCTTCCTGGAGCTTGGAAAGGACCCCAAAGAGTCCTGGTTCCTAGTGTCCATATAATCCCCCAGTGGAGCACACAAGGATGTTGTTGTCGTTGGCCCAGGAGAGCAGGAACTCAGTTTTCCTCAAGGCACTGTTCACCTTTGACCACTCCTTGGTGGGAAGCTGCTGACTGGTTTGGCCCAGTAGATGGGCAAGATGGGAGAGGGTGGCCAGGGTGTAATCCTTCTCCTGAGCCAGGCTCCTGCCTCTCAGGATCTCAGCCACATCCCGGATGAAATGGGCAGCGCCCAGGGGGTGCTCAGGCAAGTGGAGTCCTGGCCCCCAGCTACCTGgctctaaccctaacccaaccccaAGCTTCCCTGCACCGCCGAATAGAAGCCAGGAGGCTTGgcttgcagcccccccccaacccacaggCAGGGCTTACCTTGGGGGTCTGGCCTCTCACTTTCCCAGCACGGGCCAGAGAGCCATGGACCTTACCTAGGGGAGAGAGAGTGGCTGTGAGAACCAGCAAACTCACTCCACCCACAGTGCCTCCAGGCCTCAGCTGCTGTAGCAGGCCCAAGCCAAGCACAGAGCTTCCAGGGCAAGGATGTTTATGAAGCCGGGCAGGACACACACAGCCCTGAcgtgcccaggccctgcagcaggaCGTAGGACTCATCCTGGCTTCCCGTACCACTGGTGAACAACCAGCGGGATGGGGAACGGACCCCACGGCCCACAGAGTCCGAGATCCCGGAGGACGCAGAGGCACAGGTGGGCAAGGGCACATCCTACAGCCTCCCGCGCTGGAACCGCGAGCACTTTGCCACCGTGCTGCGCTACAGCCAGCCCAACGGCAGGCAGGTACCTTGCCCCTCACAGGCGCTAGTGAACGTGTCCCCCGTGCGcgctagcccctgctgaagccaggcCCAGGACCCCGTGTGGTGCCGGCAGCTGCCGCAGTCAAAACGCCGGGCCTGCAACCTCGCTGCCAGGTCCTCCAGGCCTCAGCTGCTCCAGCAAGCCCCCTCGCGTCGACGGGCTTCCCGCAGGCTGGGCCGCTCTGGGGAGCCCGGGCCTCCTTACTCACCTCCCAGCACACGCGCGGCCACCTCCAAGGTGCTGAGCTCGCTGATGCCACATTGCCCGACGACGGCATCGTCCTCCAAGGGCGCTCCCCCCAGGAGAACCACCTGGTCCTCGGAGGCGATGCCCTCCAGGGACTCGATGCGAGCCTGGGGGAGGCGGGAAGGGCAGAGTCAGCAGGAGCCCACGCCAGGGGAAggggccggcccggcccggccgccccgGCGGAGAGGACGCCCTGCGGCACCGAGGGGGTCTTGCCCTGTGCGGGGCTGCACCAGGGGTCGCGCCGAGCCCTCGCGGCCGGGTGAGAACGGACCCAGCGATCCCGAtcgcacccccccaccccccaagggtGCAAGCCCAAGAGCGGCGGGCCCGGGCCTCACCTTGATGCGGCCGACGGTCTCCTGCGCAGACACCTCgagggtgtgcagggcctgggcgcGGACGAAGAGCTGCATGGTTCTCGCCGGCTGCGGGGAGAGGAGCGGGCGCCTCAGACCGCCGCCCGCCAGCAACCCCGGGGGGCGCTGCGtctcggcacggcacggcacggcacggcacggcacggcacggcccgGCCCCCTGCGGCTGGCGCCTGGgcctgccccaacccccaccccaccctgaacCCGGCCCCGGCGACCCGCGGTCCCCCCCAGCCCCGACACCCACCACGAGCCTCAGATCAAAATGGAGTCGGACTCAGTAGGAAAAGGGCGCAGCGCGCACGCACGCGCGGAGGTAAGCACGCGCTGACGTCACCGCCCCGCCCCATAACGCCTTCCGGGATAGGGGCGGGGCCGGCCATATCTCCGCCCCTGGCGGCAGCAAGATGGCGGCGGCCGCGCGGGTCgggttggggctgaggctgggtcTGCGGCGAGGCGCGGGCGGGCCGTGGGGCGCGGGGGCCCGGCGGCTGCTGCAGGTACCGGCCCGGGGGTGCTGGGAGCGCTCCCGCGGGCAACGCATGGGGCGAGGGGGGCCAGGCTACGTCCGCTTTTCCCCTTCCCTTGGCGGGGCTGGAGCGGGAACAGGGTCCCCGCCCCTCGCGGGCCCCTCCCCTGGGGCGGGGACAGGGTATCCAGCCCCCGCCCTTGGCCCCcggggctcccagggcagggcgggggctgCGGCCCGGCGCCCTCACCGCTGCCGCTCTTGGCCCCTGTCGCAGAGCCAGGCGCAGGCCGAGCCGCCGGAGCCCCCCGCCCAGCAGGACTACCCGGGCATGGTGGAGTCCACGGAGGACTACAAGTGGGTGGAGCGGCTCATCCCACCCACCCGGGTGCCCGAGCCCCCGAAGCACGAGCACTACCCCACGCCGTCTGGCTGGAGCCCCCCGCGAGGTAGCCGGCTTCTCCCCAGTCCCGGGGCAGACCCGTCCCACCCCCGCTTCTCCCCCTATCCCGGCAAACAGCTTCGTCTCTGGCACTATTTAAAATCTCCCCGCTCCCCCTGTGCTTTCCAGGCCTGTTAATTTAAGAGGGCCCCGAACCATCCCATCGTTGCTTGGAAACGTCCCCGCTCATCCTAACTGCTAGGAGCCTAAAGCAAACCTGCGCCGAGCTGAACATCCCAGCAACCCCCTTGTTCAGCACGGCCGGGGCAAGGTCACAGCCAGGAGCGGGGGGCTACGGAGCTGTGATATCCCtccacagcctctctctctcttcggCAGACCCCCCGCCGGAGCTCCCGTACTTTGTTCGCCGCTCTCGCATGCACAACATCCCTGTCTACACGGACATCACCACCGGCAACAGGAAGATGACGCTTATCCGGAAGATTGAGGGGGACATCTGGGTAAGGATCCCGCCAGTGCCTGCCCCTAAGCCAGTGTCTGTCCTGGGGGGAGGCGCCTTTGTGAGACCAGGGTCCCCTAATGAGCGCTTTGCTCCAAGCCGGGAGCCAGCTGCACCCGTGATCTGCAACATCTCCCATCCTCTCTCCTCTTTGACCGCAGGCCCTGGAGGGGGAAGTCAAGGAATTCCTCGCGCAGCTTTTGGGCAAGACGCCACCACCCACACAGGTCAATGAGTTGACCAGCACCATCCGCATCAAGGGCTACTTCGACGCCGAGATTAAGGCCTGGCTGCTGGACAAGGGGTTCTAAATAAAgcctggggaagctgctgcttgtCTGGTGCTGTGGTCTGTCCCggagggggctggagctgaggggaggagggagcgggTATCAGATGCCACCAGCCCGTGCTGTGCTTACCCCCACGTTTATTTACACCCAACGCCACATgaaatgtacagaaaaaaaaagttttacaaaaGGGGCCCCCTTGCTAACTGGGTGTTTAAAAACCaacccaaccccagcccagcagcctgtGAGCTGGGTGGAGAGGGGTGGTACTGGGAGTGAGgaactcacccccaccccccttttcttGCTTGGGTGCAGAGTCCAGCTGTCCAGGGAAGGAGAAAATCTCAAAGCTCCCCAGAGATGAGCGCACTTCAGTGCCCGGGGGTGGGCGCTGCGGTGTGGGGACAGAaggtggggtgggaagcagggccTCCCATTTGGAAGGAGCCAGGCAGTCCAGTTCCCTGTCGCGGTTCTGCATCTCTGGCCGTCTTGCCTGCCGGCCCTCAGCTCTGGTGGTAATACTGGTTGTAGTTCCAGGGGTTCTGGTAGCCGTAAGCGCTGTAATTTTGCTGTGGAGAAAGCGCAGGGACAGAGGGTCAGCAGATGTGAAGCCTGCCTGGGGACAGACTGCCAGCGCACCGGCTTCCAGGAAAAAGGCAAACAACACATTAGGGATGATTTCACAGAGCCAGAAACGACACCCCTTTAGAAATCCATGGATTGCCCGTGCCTTGAATACCgcacccagttctggtccccGCGCCTCCAAAATGATAGAACTAGAGAAGGTGCACAGAAAGGCAACACGGATGAATCGTGGTGTAGAGGGGCTGCCTTGTGAGAAGACGCTGAAGAGGGTAATGAGAgtgtgtggggtggatggatggacagacggGCCCTATTCAGTTTAAAGATTCTCGAGGTAGGACATAAAAAGAGCGTAGAAGCGCTTGTAAGACCCTAAATAGGGAAGAGAAACTCAGAGATGTATCATGGCCTGTCTCTCACCAGCCAGAAACTAGGGGGAAGGTCAtcagtttaaaactaacacagcagtctcccccctcccccagtgtgaAATTAAAGAGGGGAGCTCGTTGCCACCAGCTGTGGTGGGAGCTGAGGGTTTACCCAGATTCACAGAAGGATTGGAtgcattcttggaggaaaggggcatgggtaGTGATTGAGCACAGGAGGGGCATGACCTCTGAATCGGAGCTTCCtgaatgcccccccaccccagttattAACCGGTCACCTTCACTCCCGTTGTCCCACAGAAGCACCTACAGCCTTTCTCTAACCCAGAAGGGCCCCTGAAGCTGCCGCCACAGCCCGTCTCCCAGCCCACAGGGGATGCTGTAGAGGTTACTGCATTTACCAGCATATCACATATACCTTTCCCCAAAAAATCAGCGGCCCCCAATCTGCAGCATGTTTCTGTAGCTGATTTTCTATCCCAGACAgaaaccccctgctcacagcggctctagcatttctgttcaggcagctgagggagtccaTTGTCTTCATGGCCCAGGTGCTATATCGATCTTCTGAATGCTCTCCACAATCCATTAATCAAGTTAACCTGGCAACCTGGCTAACCTAGTTCTTCCTGGTCTATCTTCCTAGTCCGCCTCCTTTCAGGTTGTATTTGAAAAGAGCAAACTCATAGATCTGCCCccagaccagtcttcagcagcaactAGGgcttcagctttagttaagcaggaaaaagGAAGGTTGATTGAACTGAAGATTAGGCTCCATCCCTGTTCTATGCAGTCATAATGCTGGAAACATCTTTTTGCCCTGCTTTCCCAAGAACAGGGTGTGGGGCTTCACTGGAGACGTGGTAGGCGAGATACTACCGTACCAGATACAAGGGGCAGGTCCAAACAGGCAGCAAAGCCACTGCTCTGAGAAGAGAGTGGAGGTCAAGCAGAGGGTGATGGAGCAGTGGAACAGCTCAGCGCCACCCACCTGATACCACGCGTTGTAGTTGTAGGCGGCCGATGGGTTGTTGCCCACGTCGCCCCCCATGCCTTGGTTCATGCCTCCAGCCATACCAGGCCCCATCATCCCAGCCCCGTCCTCCATTCTCATCCTCTTCTCATCTGGCTCATCGGCACTgtggggaagaaaggaaaggggCCTTGGTGAGCTCTGGGAAGGGTGGAGGATGAGGAGGGTGGCAACCtcttccccacagctgccccccagctccctgcctgcacacGCTGGTGGCCTTACCCATTCTCGGGGCCCCTCTTGCGGGCCGCGTAGCGCTTCAGGATCTTCTGGTGCTCATCGTAGGCAACCAGCAAGCTGGGAAACACATAAAAAGGTGGTCAGAGTGCCACCAGCTAAGCTCTGctttctccccctgctccatcaGCCACTCTGCTTTCAGCCCCCTTCCCTGTGTGCCCATGCCCCAAACCCACTGCTGCTTTTTGgcctccttctgtgcccccttgccCCAATTCACTGCCTGCTTTCACCCCAGACTGCCATGCTCCTTCCTCTGATCTGCCCTGTgctacacacacaggctgcccatgttaCACATATGCCATGGGCTAGCCACCCTGCACtagccctgcccagggctagGTGTTCAGGCCAAAGGCTCAGCTCAGGCCCTGTTCCCAGTGAATAAAGACCTCCAAATGCTCCCTGCTTTAGTCTCAGAGTCCCTGGGACACCGTAGCCATCTCCCACCCCACATATGGCAGAGCTGAGGCAGCTGTGCTAGGCATGGGGAAAGCCACCTGGCCCCCCTCACCTGTGCATGCTGGAGCCGAAGTCCTCAAGGTACTCCACACGGCGCTGTGAGAAGACTATCTTGGCTTCCTCAGACAGGCTGCTGTTGAGTGCCCGATCAAAGCACGTCATGGTGTTGCCTTCATTTTGTTTGATGTCGGCACTGAACTCCATCTCCAGCAGATTGGCATACAGCTTGGCATTCTCCTGTGGGACAGGACGAGAAGAGGGAGGCAGTGAGACCACAGGACTAAGTACAGGAGGGTGGCTGTCAGAAGGGAAAGGCGATGTGGTGACTGGCTGTACATAccagccccaggggctccaaGCTGGGAGACACTGGAAGCCTGATAGGCATTCTGCCCCCTGCTCATGTTCTGGTCCCTGCCTCAATTTCCCCCCTCTATCCAGCCTGCcatctctgtggggcagggagcagctggggcttcaGAAAGGGACCCCAATCTCAGTCTAGGTTCAGATAGCACTAGGTTCCTCCATCTGGGTCCCAGGCTGTACCAGCCACTTGGATCTACTCAGTGGCCCTGTGAGAAGCACAGGTTTGCCTCCCTCCTATACCACAAACCTAACTGGGCTATTGCCCAGTGCCCGCTCCCCGCCCCATCCCTCACCGGGTCTTTCTCCAGTGCGTCCATGAGGACTTTCCGAGCCTTGATGAGGTTCTTCTGGACTTTCAGCACCTGCCGGGCCAGTTTGATGGCATAGAAGGAGGCCAGCGGCAGCCCCTCGTTGGCCTGGATGGCTTCCTGCAGCAAGGCCTCGGCCATCTCCAGGTTGCCTTGTCGCCGCTCCAGGCTCACCCGCCGCAGCCGCACCATGGCCAGCCCAGGCATGCCCTCCTCAAAGGTCTTTAGGATGCGCCGTGCCTCCTCTATGTTGTCTGCAGGGGGTGGCGGATAGATCCACGAGGCATGGAGAGAGGTGAGGGGGGGCAGTAGGGGACAGGAGCACCCGGGGGAGGGACAGATCCTCGCTAGTTTCCACTTACCGCGCGGGGCTCTGGGGGGGGGCCTACAGGGGCTTAGCGGTGCCTTCCCCGAGCATCTAAGGAGCCTGCAGAGACCGAGAGGGGACAGGGCGCCATCACCGCGACGCCCCTAGGGCCTCCACCGGACA
This sequence is a window from Alligator mississippiensis isolate rAllMis1 chromosome 15, rAllMis1, whole genome shotgun sequence. Protein-coding genes within it:
- the FAU gene encoding ubiquitin-like FUBI-ribosomal protein eS30 fusion protein; translation: MQLFVRAQALHTLEVSAQETVGRIKARIESLEGIASEDQVVLLGGAPLEDDAVVGQCGISELSTLEVAARVLGGKVHGSLARAGKVRGQTPKVAKQEKKKKKTGRAKRRMQYNRRFVNVVPTFGKKKGPNANS
- the MRPL49 gene encoding large ribosomal subunit protein mL49, with the protein product MAAAARVGLGLRLGLRRGAGGPWGAGARRLLQSQAQAEPPEPPAQQDYPGMVESTEDYKWVERLIPPTRVPEPPKHEHYPTPSGWSPPRDPPPELPYFVRRSRMHNIPVYTDITTGNRKMTLIRKIEGDIWALEGEVKEFLAQLLGKTPPPTQVNELTSTIRIKGYFDAEIKAWLLDKGF